In the genome of Nitrospiria bacterium, one region contains:
- a CDS encoding DoxX family protein, which yields MTAKKIGVWILQIVLGGFFVLAGGTKLAGSEEIVKGFQAWGFSEVFLFFIGAAEALGGFALLFPPVSTLSAMGLMVIMVGAAYTHLSNGDGISATMPATILFFLLTLLSYLRWDSLGRFLTMKKK from the coding sequence ATGACAGCTAAAAAGATCGGTGTCTGGATTCTTCAAATCGTATTAGGTGGTTTTTTCGTCCTTGCAGGTGGAACAAAACTGGCCGGGAGTGAGGAAATCGTCAAGGGGTTTCAGGCGTGGGGATTCAGCGAAGTTTTCCTTTTTTTTATCGGTGCTGCAGAAGCCCTTGGGGGTTTTGCACTCCTATTCCCTCCGGTTTCAACCTTGTCGGCAATGGGTTTAATGGTCATTATGGTCGGGGCGGCCTATACCCACCTTTCCAATGGAGATGGTATTTCTGCCACCATGCCTGCAACCATTTTATTCTTTCTTCTTACACTGCTGTCCTATTTGCGGTGGGACTCTCTTGGACGTT